The Ranitomeya imitator isolate aRanImi1 chromosome 3, aRanImi1.pri, whole genome shotgun sequence genome has a window encoding:
- the GJB2 gene encoding gap junction beta-2 protein yields the protein MDWGTLYEVIGGVNKHSTSIGKIWLSVLFIFRIMILVVAAESVWGDEQSDFTCNTLQPGCKNVCYDHHFPVSHIRLWCLQLIFVATPALLVAMHVAYLKHEEKKQLQRKGQCDEKNLEELRQRKIRIVGTLWWTYTTSILFRVIFEAAFMYLFHILYTGFHMQRLVKCSNWPCPNLVDCFISRPTEKTVFTFFMIIVSGICMVLNVAELCYLIIQAFFRRSRRNAKKHVNHITGKEEKQNILNEQKEQ from the coding sequence ATGGATTGGGGAACACTTTATGAGGTCATTGGAGGAGTCAACAAACATTCCACCAGCATTGGCAAAATCTGGCTTTCTGTACTCTTCATATTCCGCATTATGatcctggtggtggctgcagagagtgtTTGGGGTGATGAACAGTCAGATTTCACCTGTAACACCTTACAGCCTGGGTGTAAGAACGTTTGCTATGATCATCACTTCCCAGTGTCTCACATCAGGCTTTGGTGCCTTCAACTCATTTTTGTAGCCACGCCAGCTCTTCTGGTTGctatgcatgtagcctacttaaaaCACGAAGAGAAAAAGCAACTGCAAAGGAAAGGACAATGCGATGAAAAGAACTTGGAAGAACTGAGGCAGCGTAAAATTAGAATTGTTGGCACCTTGTGGTGGACATACACCACCAGCATCCTGTTCAGAGTCATATTTGAAGCTGCTTTTATGTACCTCTTCCACATCCTCTATACTGGTTTCCATATGCAACGTCTAGTGAAATGTTCAAACTGGCCGTGTCCCAATCTTGTCGACTGTTTTATTTCTCGGCCTACTGAAAAGACCGTATTTACCTTCTTTATGATCATTGTGTCTGGCATTTGCATGGTCCTCAATGTGGCAGAGCTGTGCTATCTAATCATCCAGGCTTTTTTCAGAAGATCTCGGAGAAACGCCAAGAAACACGTCAACCATATTACTGGGAAAGAAGAAAAGCAGAACATATTAAATGAGCAGAAGGAGCAATGA